The following are from one region of the Equus asinus isolate D_3611 breed Donkey chromosome 27, EquAss-T2T_v2, whole genome shotgun sequence genome:
- the STOX2 gene encoding storkhead-box protein 2 isoform X9, with protein MSPISQSQFIPLGEILCLAISAMNSARKPVTQEALMEHLTTCFPGVPTPSQEILRHTLNTLVRERKIYPTPDGYFIVTPQTYFITPSLIRTNSKWYHLDERIPDRSQCTSPQPGTITPSASGCVRERTLPRNHCDSCHCCREDMHSMHASTLQRKPAKDCKDPYCPPSLCQVPPTEKSKSTVNFSYKTETLSKPKDSEKQSKKFGLKLFRLSFKKDKTKQLANFSAQFPPEEWPLRDEDTPTTIPREVEMEIIRRINPDLTVENVMRHTALMKKLEEEKAHRSKAGSSAHHSGRSKKSRTHRKSHGKSRSHSKTRVSKGDPSDGSHLDIPGEREYDFCDPLTRAPREGCFIIEHKGDNFIMHSNTNVIESHFPMTPEWDVSGELAKRRTEMPFPEPSRGSSHSKVHRSHSHTQDRRSRNERSNKAKERSRSMDNSKGPLGASSLGTPEDLAEGCSQDDQTPSQSYIDDSTLRPAQTVGHQRAHISSTSYKEVCIPEIVGGSKEPSSACSLLEPGKAPESLPSYSELNSCPTKTTTDDYFQCNTSSETVLTAPSPLGKNKEDHDTLTLAEGVKKLPLSDRQAPHSAREPVGHKEESPKGPGGGPAASGAVAEGMANGRLIQHHNAEPSSLDKRKEIFSKDTLFKPLHSTLSVNSYHKSSLSLLKSHPKTPADTLPGRCEKLEPSLGTSAAQAMPASQRQQESGGNQEASFDYYNVSDDDDSEEGANKNTEEEKNRDDVGTMQWLLEREKERDLQRKFEKNLTLLAPKETDSSSNQRATHSARLDSMDSSSITVDSGFNSPRN; from the exons GTGTTCCCACCCCAAGCCAAGAAATTCTACGGCACACACTGAACACGCTGGTTCGGGAGAGGAAAATCTACCCAACTCCAGATGGCTATTTCATCGTGACCCCACAGACTTACTTCATCACTCCTTCCCTCATAAGAACTAACAGTAAATGGTACCATTTGGACGAGAGGATACCTGACAGGTCTCAGTGTACCTCTCCACAACCCGGAACCATAACGCCCTCTGCCTCAGGCTGCGTCAGGGAAAGAACATTGCCCAGAAACCACTGCGACTCTTGCCACTGCTGCAGAGAAGACATGCACAGTATGCATGCGTCAACTCTGCAGAGGAAGCCTGCCAAGGACTGCAAAGACCCTTATTGCCCTCCTTCACTATGCCAGGTGCCACCCACTGAAAAGAGCAAAAGTACTGTAAATTTTTCTTATAAGACAGAAACTCTCTCAAAACCTAAAGATAGTGAAAAGCAGTCCAAAAAGTTCGGGCTCAAGTTATTCCGgctaagttttaaaaaagacaaGACCAAACAGCTAGCCAATTTCTCTGCCCAGTTTCCTCCTGAAGAGTGGCCCCTGCGAGATGAGGACACACCAACGACCATTCCTAGGGAAGTGGAAATGGAAATCATTCGGAGGATTAACCCGGACTTGACCGTGGAAAATGTCATGAGGCACACTGCACTAATGAAGaaacttgaagaagaaaaagcGCATAGGAGTAAAGCTGGGTCCTCTGCCCATCACAGTGGAAGAAGTAAAAAGAGTAGGACTCATCGAAAGTCCCACGGAAAGTCCCGGTCACACAGCAAGACGCGTGTGTCTAAAGGAGACCCATCAGATGGCTCTCACCTGGACATCCCAGGTGAGAGAGAGTATGATTTTTGTGATCCTCTCACCAGGGCGCCTAGGGAGGGCTGCTTCATCATTGAACACAAAGGAGATAACTTCATCATGCATAGCAACACGAACGTGATCGAGTCTCATTTCCCCATGACCCCAGAATGGGATGTGTCTGGGGAACTGGCCAAAAGGAGAACTGAGATGCCTTTTCCTGAACCTTCCAGGGGAAGCTCCCACTCAAAGGTGCACCGAAGCCACAGCCATACCCAGGACCGAAGGTCCAGGAATGAAAGATCCAATAAAGCCAAGGAGAGATCCAGATCCATGGATAACTCCAAAGGCCCTCTGGGTGCTTCTTCTCTGGGGACGCCTGAAGACCTGGCTGAAGGCTGTAGCCAAGATGACCAAACACCTAGCCAATCCTACATTGACGACAGTACTTTAAGGCCTGCACAGACTGTCGGTCATCAAAGGGCTCACATTTCGTCCACAAGCTATAAAGAAGTGTGTATTCCAGAAATAGTCGGTGGCAGCAAGGAGCCTTCCAGTGCTTGTAGCCTTTTGGAGCCAGGCAAAGCACCCGAGAGTTTGCCATCCTATAGCGAACTCAACTCTTGTCCAACAAAAACAACTACAGATGACTATTTCCAGTGCAACACCTCCAGTGAGACGGTGCTCACGGCACCGTCACCTCTGGGAAAGAATAAAGAGGACCATGACACTCTGACCCTGGCAGAAGGGGTGAAAAAGCTGCCTCTGTCTGATAGGCAGGCCCCACATTCTGCCAGGGAGCCTGTAGGGCACAAGGAGGAGTCGCCAAAAGGGCCAGGCGGGGGTCCAGCCGCTTCGGGAGCAGTGGCTGAAGGGATGGCCAATGGACGCCTCATCCAGCATCACAACGCCGAGCCCAGCAGCCTGGACAAGAGGAAAGAGATATTCAGCAAAGACACACTATTCAAACCTCTTCACAGCACCTTGTCTGTAAACAGCTATCACAAATCGAGCCTGTCTCTCCTCAAATCTCATCCGAAGACACCTGCCGACACACTGCCGGGCCGATGCGAGAAACTGGAGCCGTCCCTCGGGACCTCGGCAGCACAAGCCATGCCTGCTTCCCAGCGTCAGCAGGAGTCAGGGGGCAACCAGGAAGCCTCTTTTGACTATTACAACGTCTCTGATGATGACGACTCTGAGGAAGGGGCGAACAAGAACAcggaggaggagaaaaacagagaTGACGTAGGCACCATGCAGTGGCTCCtcgagagggagaaggaaagagacctGCAGAGGAAATTCGAGAAGAACCTCACCCTCCTCGCCCCAAAAGAAACTGACAGCAGCAGCAACCAGAGAGCCACCCATTCGGCACGCCTCGACAGCATGGACAGCAGCAGCATCACTGTGGACAGTGGATTCAACTCCCCACG GAATTGA
- the STOX2 gene encoding storkhead-box protein 2 isoform X5 produces the protein MEPVQKGSGDVSPISMSPISQSQFIPLGEILCLAISAMNSARKPVTQEALMEHLTTCFPGVPTPSQEILRHTLNTLVRERKIYPTPDGYFIVTPQTYFITPSLIRTNSKWYHLDERIPDRSQCTSPQPGTITPSASGCVRERTLPRNHCDSCHCCREDMHSMHASTLQRKPAKDCKDPYCPPSLCQVPPTEKSKSTVNFSYKTETLSKPKDSEKQSKKFGLKLFRLSFKKDKTKQLANFSAQFPPEEWPLRDEDTPTTIPREVEMEIIRRINPDLTVENVMRHTALMKKLEEEKAHRSKAGSSAHHSGRSKKSRTHRKSHGKSRSHSKTRVSKGDPSDGSHLDIPGEREYDFCDPLTRAPREGCFIIEHKGDNFIMHSNTNVIESHFPMTPEWDVSGELAKRRTEMPFPEPSRGSSHSKVHRSHSHTQDRRSRNERSNKAKERSRSMDNSKGPLGASSLGTPEDLAEGCSQDDQTPSQSYIDDSTLRPAQTVGHQRAHISSTSYKEVCIPEIVGGSKEPSSACSLLEPGKAPESLPSYSELNSCPTKTTTDDYFQCNTSSETVLTAPSPLGKNKEDHDTLTLAEGVKKLPLSDRQAPHSAREPVGHKEESPKGPGGGPAASGAVAEGMANGRLIQHHNAEPSSLDKRKEIFSKDTLFKPLHSTLSVNSYHKSSLSLLKSHPKTPADTLPGRCEKLEPSLGTSAAQAMPASQRQQESGGNQEASFDYYNVSDDDDSEEGANKNTEEEKNRDDVGTMQWLLEREKERDLQRKFEKNLTLLAPKETDSSSNQRATHSARLDSMDSSSITVDSGFNSPRTRESLASNTSSIVESNRRQNATLSPAHGGAGPAFNFRASTEPPTNEAEKLQKPSNCLQASVTSV, from the exons GTGTTCCCACCCCAAGCCAAGAAATTCTACGGCACACACTGAACACGCTGGTTCGGGAGAGGAAAATCTACCCAACTCCAGATGGCTATTTCATCGTGACCCCACAGACTTACTTCATCACTCCTTCCCTCATAAGAACTAACAGTAAATGGTACCATTTGGACGAGAGGATACCTGACAGGTCTCAGTGTACCTCTCCACAACCCGGAACCATAACGCCCTCTGCCTCAGGCTGCGTCAGGGAAAGAACATTGCCCAGAAACCACTGCGACTCTTGCCACTGCTGCAGAGAAGACATGCACAGTATGCATGCGTCAACTCTGCAGAGGAAGCCTGCCAAGGACTGCAAAGACCCTTATTGCCCTCCTTCACTATGCCAGGTGCCACCCACTGAAAAGAGCAAAAGTACTGTAAATTTTTCTTATAAGACAGAAACTCTCTCAAAACCTAAAGATAGTGAAAAGCAGTCCAAAAAGTTCGGGCTCAAGTTATTCCGgctaagttttaaaaaagacaaGACCAAACAGCTAGCCAATTTCTCTGCCCAGTTTCCTCCTGAAGAGTGGCCCCTGCGAGATGAGGACACACCAACGACCATTCCTAGGGAAGTGGAAATGGAAATCATTCGGAGGATTAACCCGGACTTGACCGTGGAAAATGTCATGAGGCACACTGCACTAATGAAGaaacttgaagaagaaaaagcGCATAGGAGTAAAGCTGGGTCCTCTGCCCATCACAGTGGAAGAAGTAAAAAGAGTAGGACTCATCGAAAGTCCCACGGAAAGTCCCGGTCACACAGCAAGACGCGTGTGTCTAAAGGAGACCCATCAGATGGCTCTCACCTGGACATCCCAGGTGAGAGAGAGTATGATTTTTGTGATCCTCTCACCAGGGCGCCTAGGGAGGGCTGCTTCATCATTGAACACAAAGGAGATAACTTCATCATGCATAGCAACACGAACGTGATCGAGTCTCATTTCCCCATGACCCCAGAATGGGATGTGTCTGGGGAACTGGCCAAAAGGAGAACTGAGATGCCTTTTCCTGAACCTTCCAGGGGAAGCTCCCACTCAAAGGTGCACCGAAGCCACAGCCATACCCAGGACCGAAGGTCCAGGAATGAAAGATCCAATAAAGCCAAGGAGAGATCCAGATCCATGGATAACTCCAAAGGCCCTCTGGGTGCTTCTTCTCTGGGGACGCCTGAAGACCTGGCTGAAGGCTGTAGCCAAGATGACCAAACACCTAGCCAATCCTACATTGACGACAGTACTTTAAGGCCTGCACAGACTGTCGGTCATCAAAGGGCTCACATTTCGTCCACAAGCTATAAAGAAGTGTGTATTCCAGAAATAGTCGGTGGCAGCAAGGAGCCTTCCAGTGCTTGTAGCCTTTTGGAGCCAGGCAAAGCACCCGAGAGTTTGCCATCCTATAGCGAACTCAACTCTTGTCCAACAAAAACAACTACAGATGACTATTTCCAGTGCAACACCTCCAGTGAGACGGTGCTCACGGCACCGTCACCTCTGGGAAAGAATAAAGAGGACCATGACACTCTGACCCTGGCAGAAGGGGTGAAAAAGCTGCCTCTGTCTGATAGGCAGGCCCCACATTCTGCCAGGGAGCCTGTAGGGCACAAGGAGGAGTCGCCAAAAGGGCCAGGCGGGGGTCCAGCCGCTTCGGGAGCAGTGGCTGAAGGGATGGCCAATGGACGCCTCATCCAGCATCACAACGCCGAGCCCAGCAGCCTGGACAAGAGGAAAGAGATATTCAGCAAAGACACACTATTCAAACCTCTTCACAGCACCTTGTCTGTAAACAGCTATCACAAATCGAGCCTGTCTCTCCTCAAATCTCATCCGAAGACACCTGCCGACACACTGCCGGGCCGATGCGAGAAACTGGAGCCGTCCCTCGGGACCTCGGCAGCACAAGCCATGCCTGCTTCCCAGCGTCAGCAGGAGTCAGGGGGCAACCAGGAAGCCTCTTTTGACTATTACAACGTCTCTGATGATGACGACTCTGAGGAAGGGGCGAACAAGAACAcggaggaggagaaaaacagagaTGACGTAGGCACCATGCAGTGGCTCCtcgagagggagaaggaaagagacctGCAGAGGAAATTCGAGAAGAACCTCACCCTCCTCGCCCCAAAAGAAACTGACAGCAGCAGCAACCAGAGAGCCACCCATTCGGCACGCCTCGACAGCATGGACAGCAGCAGCATCACTGTGGACAGTGGATTCAACTCCCCACG TACTCGGGAGAGCCTGGCTTCCAACACGTCAAGCATTGTTGAAAGTAACCGTCGTCAGAACGCCACGTTGAGCCCGGCCCATGGTGGAGCTGGCCCGGCCTTCAACTTCCGAGCAAGTACGGAGCCCCCAACCAATGAAGCTGAGAAATTACAGAAACCTTCCAACTGCTTGCAAGCTTCTGTGACTAGTGTGTGA
- the STOX2 gene encoding storkhead-box protein 2 isoform X8, translating into MEPVQKGSGDVSPISMSPISQSQFIPLGEILCLAISAMNSARKPVTQEALMEHLTTCFPGVPTPSQEILRHTLNTLVRERKIYPTPDGYFIVTPQTYFITPSLIRTNSKWYHLDERIPDRSQCTSPQPGTITPSASGCVRERTLPRNHCDSCHCCREDMHSMHASTLQRKPAKDCKDPYCPPSLCQVPPTEKSKSTVNFSYKTETLSKPKDSEKQSKKFGLKLFRLSFKKDKTKQLANFSAQFPPEEWPLRDEDTPTTIPREVEMEIIRRINPDLTVENVMRHTALMKKLEEEKAHRSKAGSSAHHSGRSKKSRTHRKSHGKSRSHSKTRVSKGDPSDGSHLDIPGEREYDFCDPLTRAPREGCFIIEHKGDNFIMHSNTNVIESHFPMTPEWDVSGELAKRRTEMPFPEPSRGSSHSKVHRSHSHTQDRRSRNERSNKAKERSRSMDNSKGPLGASSLGTPEDLAEGCSQDDQTPSQSYIDDSTLRPAQTVGHQRAHISSTSYKEVCIPEIVGGSKEPSSACSLLEPGKAPESLPSYSELNSCPTKTTTDDYFQCNTSSETVLTAPSPLGKNKEDHDTLTLAEGVKKLPLSDRQAPHSAREPVGHKEESPKGPGGGPAASGAVAEGMANGRLIQHHNAEPSSLDKRKEIFSKDTLFKPLHSTLSVNSYHKSSLSLLKSHPKTPADTLPGRCEKLEPSLGTSAAQAMPASQRQQESGGNQEASFDYYNVSDDDDSEEGANKNTEEEKNRDDVGTMQWLLEREKERDLQRKFEKNLTLLAPKETDSSSNQRATHSARLDSMDSSSITVDSGFNSPRN; encoded by the exons GTGTTCCCACCCCAAGCCAAGAAATTCTACGGCACACACTGAACACGCTGGTTCGGGAGAGGAAAATCTACCCAACTCCAGATGGCTATTTCATCGTGACCCCACAGACTTACTTCATCACTCCTTCCCTCATAAGAACTAACAGTAAATGGTACCATTTGGACGAGAGGATACCTGACAGGTCTCAGTGTACCTCTCCACAACCCGGAACCATAACGCCCTCTGCCTCAGGCTGCGTCAGGGAAAGAACATTGCCCAGAAACCACTGCGACTCTTGCCACTGCTGCAGAGAAGACATGCACAGTATGCATGCGTCAACTCTGCAGAGGAAGCCTGCCAAGGACTGCAAAGACCCTTATTGCCCTCCTTCACTATGCCAGGTGCCACCCACTGAAAAGAGCAAAAGTACTGTAAATTTTTCTTATAAGACAGAAACTCTCTCAAAACCTAAAGATAGTGAAAAGCAGTCCAAAAAGTTCGGGCTCAAGTTATTCCGgctaagttttaaaaaagacaaGACCAAACAGCTAGCCAATTTCTCTGCCCAGTTTCCTCCTGAAGAGTGGCCCCTGCGAGATGAGGACACACCAACGACCATTCCTAGGGAAGTGGAAATGGAAATCATTCGGAGGATTAACCCGGACTTGACCGTGGAAAATGTCATGAGGCACACTGCACTAATGAAGaaacttgaagaagaaaaagcGCATAGGAGTAAAGCTGGGTCCTCTGCCCATCACAGTGGAAGAAGTAAAAAGAGTAGGACTCATCGAAAGTCCCACGGAAAGTCCCGGTCACACAGCAAGACGCGTGTGTCTAAAGGAGACCCATCAGATGGCTCTCACCTGGACATCCCAGGTGAGAGAGAGTATGATTTTTGTGATCCTCTCACCAGGGCGCCTAGGGAGGGCTGCTTCATCATTGAACACAAAGGAGATAACTTCATCATGCATAGCAACACGAACGTGATCGAGTCTCATTTCCCCATGACCCCAGAATGGGATGTGTCTGGGGAACTGGCCAAAAGGAGAACTGAGATGCCTTTTCCTGAACCTTCCAGGGGAAGCTCCCACTCAAAGGTGCACCGAAGCCACAGCCATACCCAGGACCGAAGGTCCAGGAATGAAAGATCCAATAAAGCCAAGGAGAGATCCAGATCCATGGATAACTCCAAAGGCCCTCTGGGTGCTTCTTCTCTGGGGACGCCTGAAGACCTGGCTGAAGGCTGTAGCCAAGATGACCAAACACCTAGCCAATCCTACATTGACGACAGTACTTTAAGGCCTGCACAGACTGTCGGTCATCAAAGGGCTCACATTTCGTCCACAAGCTATAAAGAAGTGTGTATTCCAGAAATAGTCGGTGGCAGCAAGGAGCCTTCCAGTGCTTGTAGCCTTTTGGAGCCAGGCAAAGCACCCGAGAGTTTGCCATCCTATAGCGAACTCAACTCTTGTCCAACAAAAACAACTACAGATGACTATTTCCAGTGCAACACCTCCAGTGAGACGGTGCTCACGGCACCGTCACCTCTGGGAAAGAATAAAGAGGACCATGACACTCTGACCCTGGCAGAAGGGGTGAAAAAGCTGCCTCTGTCTGATAGGCAGGCCCCACATTCTGCCAGGGAGCCTGTAGGGCACAAGGAGGAGTCGCCAAAAGGGCCAGGCGGGGGTCCAGCCGCTTCGGGAGCAGTGGCTGAAGGGATGGCCAATGGACGCCTCATCCAGCATCACAACGCCGAGCCCAGCAGCCTGGACAAGAGGAAAGAGATATTCAGCAAAGACACACTATTCAAACCTCTTCACAGCACCTTGTCTGTAAACAGCTATCACAAATCGAGCCTGTCTCTCCTCAAATCTCATCCGAAGACACCTGCCGACACACTGCCGGGCCGATGCGAGAAACTGGAGCCGTCCCTCGGGACCTCGGCAGCACAAGCCATGCCTGCTTCCCAGCGTCAGCAGGAGTCAGGGGGCAACCAGGAAGCCTCTTTTGACTATTACAACGTCTCTGATGATGACGACTCTGAGGAAGGGGCGAACAAGAACAcggaggaggagaaaaacagagaTGACGTAGGCACCATGCAGTGGCTCCtcgagagggagaaggaaagagacctGCAGAGGAAATTCGAGAAGAACCTCACCCTCCTCGCCCCAAAAGAAACTGACAGCAGCAGCAACCAGAGAGCCACCCATTCGGCACGCCTCGACAGCATGGACAGCAGCAGCATCACTGTGGACAGTGGATTCAACTCCCCACG GAATTGA
- the STOX2 gene encoding storkhead-box protein 2 isoform X6 produces the protein MSPISQSQFIPLGEILCLAISAMNSARKPVTQEALMEHLTTCFPGVPTPSQEILRHTLNTLVRERKIYPTPDGYFIVTPQTYFITPSLIRTNSKWYHLDERIPDRSQCTSPQPGTITPSASGCVRERTLPRNHCDSCHCCREDMHSMHASTLQRKPAKDCKDPYCPPSLCQVPPTEKSKSTVNFSYKTETLSKPKDSEKQSKKFGLKLFRLSFKKDKTKQLANFSAQFPPEEWPLRDEDTPTTIPREVEMEIIRRINPDLTVENVMRHTALMKKLEEEKAHRSKAGSSAHHSGRSKKSRTHRKSHGKSRSHSKTRVSKGDPSDGSHLDIPGEREYDFCDPLTRAPREGCFIIEHKGDNFIMHSNTNVIESHFPMTPEWDVSGELAKRRTEMPFPEPSRGSSHSKVHRSHSHTQDRRSRNERSNKAKERSRSMDNSKGPLGASSLGTPEDLAEGCSQDDQTPSQSYIDDSTLRPAQTVGHQRAHISSTSYKEVCIPEIVGGSKEPSSACSLLEPGKAPESLPSYSELNSCPTKTTTDDYFQCNTSSETVLTAPSPLGKNKEDHDTLTLAEGVKKLPLSDRQAPHSAREPVGHKEESPKGPGGGPAASGAVAEGMANGRLIQHHNAEPSSLDKRKEIFSKDTLFKPLHSTLSVNSYHKSSLSLLKSHPKTPADTLPGRCEKLEPSLGTSAAQAMPASQRQQESGGNQEASFDYYNVSDDDDSEEGANKNTEEEKNRDDVGTMQWLLEREKERDLQRKFEKNLTLLAPKETDSSSNQRATHSARLDSMDSSSITVDSGFNSPRTRESLASNTSSIVESNRRQNATLSPAHGGAGPAFNFRASTEPPTNEAEKLQKPSNCLQASVTSV, from the exons GTGTTCCCACCCCAAGCCAAGAAATTCTACGGCACACACTGAACACGCTGGTTCGGGAGAGGAAAATCTACCCAACTCCAGATGGCTATTTCATCGTGACCCCACAGACTTACTTCATCACTCCTTCCCTCATAAGAACTAACAGTAAATGGTACCATTTGGACGAGAGGATACCTGACAGGTCTCAGTGTACCTCTCCACAACCCGGAACCATAACGCCCTCTGCCTCAGGCTGCGTCAGGGAAAGAACATTGCCCAGAAACCACTGCGACTCTTGCCACTGCTGCAGAGAAGACATGCACAGTATGCATGCGTCAACTCTGCAGAGGAAGCCTGCCAAGGACTGCAAAGACCCTTATTGCCCTCCTTCACTATGCCAGGTGCCACCCACTGAAAAGAGCAAAAGTACTGTAAATTTTTCTTATAAGACAGAAACTCTCTCAAAACCTAAAGATAGTGAAAAGCAGTCCAAAAAGTTCGGGCTCAAGTTATTCCGgctaagttttaaaaaagacaaGACCAAACAGCTAGCCAATTTCTCTGCCCAGTTTCCTCCTGAAGAGTGGCCCCTGCGAGATGAGGACACACCAACGACCATTCCTAGGGAAGTGGAAATGGAAATCATTCGGAGGATTAACCCGGACTTGACCGTGGAAAATGTCATGAGGCACACTGCACTAATGAAGaaacttgaagaagaaaaagcGCATAGGAGTAAAGCTGGGTCCTCTGCCCATCACAGTGGAAGAAGTAAAAAGAGTAGGACTCATCGAAAGTCCCACGGAAAGTCCCGGTCACACAGCAAGACGCGTGTGTCTAAAGGAGACCCATCAGATGGCTCTCACCTGGACATCCCAGGTGAGAGAGAGTATGATTTTTGTGATCCTCTCACCAGGGCGCCTAGGGAGGGCTGCTTCATCATTGAACACAAAGGAGATAACTTCATCATGCATAGCAACACGAACGTGATCGAGTCTCATTTCCCCATGACCCCAGAATGGGATGTGTCTGGGGAACTGGCCAAAAGGAGAACTGAGATGCCTTTTCCTGAACCTTCCAGGGGAAGCTCCCACTCAAAGGTGCACCGAAGCCACAGCCATACCCAGGACCGAAGGTCCAGGAATGAAAGATCCAATAAAGCCAAGGAGAGATCCAGATCCATGGATAACTCCAAAGGCCCTCTGGGTGCTTCTTCTCTGGGGACGCCTGAAGACCTGGCTGAAGGCTGTAGCCAAGATGACCAAACACCTAGCCAATCCTACATTGACGACAGTACTTTAAGGCCTGCACAGACTGTCGGTCATCAAAGGGCTCACATTTCGTCCACAAGCTATAAAGAAGTGTGTATTCCAGAAATAGTCGGTGGCAGCAAGGAGCCTTCCAGTGCTTGTAGCCTTTTGGAGCCAGGCAAAGCACCCGAGAGTTTGCCATCCTATAGCGAACTCAACTCTTGTCCAACAAAAACAACTACAGATGACTATTTCCAGTGCAACACCTCCAGTGAGACGGTGCTCACGGCACCGTCACCTCTGGGAAAGAATAAAGAGGACCATGACACTCTGACCCTGGCAGAAGGGGTGAAAAAGCTGCCTCTGTCTGATAGGCAGGCCCCACATTCTGCCAGGGAGCCTGTAGGGCACAAGGAGGAGTCGCCAAAAGGGCCAGGCGGGGGTCCAGCCGCTTCGGGAGCAGTGGCTGAAGGGATGGCCAATGGACGCCTCATCCAGCATCACAACGCCGAGCCCAGCAGCCTGGACAAGAGGAAAGAGATATTCAGCAAAGACACACTATTCAAACCTCTTCACAGCACCTTGTCTGTAAACAGCTATCACAAATCGAGCCTGTCTCTCCTCAAATCTCATCCGAAGACACCTGCCGACACACTGCCGGGCCGATGCGAGAAACTGGAGCCGTCCCTCGGGACCTCGGCAGCACAAGCCATGCCTGCTTCCCAGCGTCAGCAGGAGTCAGGGGGCAACCAGGAAGCCTCTTTTGACTATTACAACGTCTCTGATGATGACGACTCTGAGGAAGGGGCGAACAAGAACAcggaggaggagaaaaacagagaTGACGTAGGCACCATGCAGTGGCTCCtcgagagggagaaggaaagagacctGCAGAGGAAATTCGAGAAGAACCTCACCCTCCTCGCCCCAAAAGAAACTGACAGCAGCAGCAACCAGAGAGCCACCCATTCGGCACGCCTCGACAGCATGGACAGCAGCAGCATCACTGTGGACAGTGGATTCAACTCCCCACG TACTCGGGAGAGCCTGGCTTCCAACACGTCAAGCATTGTTGAAAGTAACCGTCGTCAGAACGCCACGTTGAGCCCGGCCCATGGTGGAGCTGGCCCGGCCTTCAACTTCCGAGCAAGTACGGAGCCCCCAACCAATGAAGCTGAGAAATTACAGAAACCTTCCAACTGCTTGCAAGCTTCTGTGACTAGTGTGTGA